The Moritella sp. F3 genome contains the following window.
GAATGTCTCGAAGATGCAACGTTATCAGTCCCTGTTTATGCGGTACGTGTCACTGATGGCATGGTGGAAGTAACGGCATAATGGAATACGTCGATTAAATATTTATTACGATTACTACTATTAATAGCAGGGAGTTGCTATGTCGCCATGGCATTTACAGGGCGGCGCCACCTTTACCATAGGTCAGCGCTCGGTCGAGGGTATTAAAACCCAAAATGAAGATGCCATTGGTATTCGTATCCCTGATGATTTACTGCTGACGACGAAAGGCGCTGTGGCCATTATCGCCGATGGCGTGAGTGCGTCAGAGGCCGGTAAAGAGGCCAGTGAAACCTGCGTACATAATTTTCTATCTGATTATTACTCGACTCCAGAAACATGGTCTGTCGGTAAATCCACAGGTCAAGTTTTGACAGCTTTAAACCGTTGGCTATACAGCCAAGGAAGACAGTTTGCCGATGCACAAAAGGGCTATCTCACCACATTAAGTACCATCGTATTTAAATCTCATTCCGCGCATTTATTGCATGTCGGTGATTCCCGCATTTACCGCTTACGCAACAATAGTCTTGAGCAGTTAACCCGTGATCACACCACTGTCGTGAATAATAAACAGTCTTATCTCGCCAGAGCCATGGGCTTAGACGTCACGCTTGAAGTCGATTATAAAGAAGTGGAATTACAAGTCGGTGATGTGTTTTTATTATCTACTGACGGTTTACATGATTTTGTCAGTCATAAAAAATTACGTGAGATATTACGTGACATGCTGCAACAAGCAAATCAAGAAAATAAAGCTGCTGAAAGTAATTTTGAGGCCTGCTGCGAACAGCTCATTCAGCATGCATTAGCCAATAACAGTAATGATAATATCAGTTGCCAGTTATTACGCATTGATAGTTTACCCAAGCAAAGCGCTGAAGATGTACATGTACACCTGGCTTCAATGCCTTTTCCACCAGCACTGCGCAAGGGGTTATCCATTGATGGCTTAAAAGTCATTAAAGAATTACACGCCAGCAGTAGCAGTCATCTATATTTAGTCGAAGACAAAGAAACCAAGCAGCAGTACTGCATGAAAGCACCTTCCGTCAATTATATTGATGATCCGGCTTATATCGAACGTTTCACCATGGAAGCCTGGATTGGTACACGCTTAAACAATCCACATATATTAAAAATTGTCGAAACCAACAGGCAAAAAAGTAACCTTTACTACCTCATGGAAGTGATTGAGGGTATTACCTTAGAGCAATGGATAAACCAGCACCCTAACCCGCCAGTGCAAGATGTATTAAATATCGTAGAGCAAGTCATTAAAGGGCTACGGGCATTTCACCGTAAGGAAACCCTGCATCAAGATTTAAAGCCCGGCAATATTATGATCGATAACAACGGCCAAGTTAAGATCATTGATTTTGGCTCTTGTTTTGTCAAAGGCATCGCAGAGATAAGCACGCCATTACAACGCGATAAAATCTTGGGTACAGCCGCTTATTCCGCACCAGAGACGGTCATCAATGGCGATAGTACGGCGCAATCAGATATTTTTGCTATTTCGGTGATTATCTTTGAAATGCTCACCGGTAAACAACCCTTCAATGGTAAATTAGCGACCTGCCGCACCCAAAAGGCTTATCTTAATACTAAGTATATTCCTGCTTATGAGCTCAATCCTTTGGTACCATTTTGGTTAGACGGCGCAATTAAAAAAGGCTTACGCTTTAATCCGAATAAACGTCATGCCGATGTATCTGAACTCTTGTATGAGTTGCAGCATCCAAACCCTAAATATAAAAACAACCGCAAACAGACCTTGATTGAAAAGAACCCCGAACGTTTCTGGCAAGTTATCTCGCTATTGCTACTATTTGCGCTGTGTATTTCGCTGTTTAGCTAACGATCCCAGCATAAATCAGGCGCGCTATGTAAACATACGTAAAACACCTGCATATTCGCGTTTATTAAATAAAAGCTTCATTTATACAAGGTATGATATTGTCTTATATCGCTTATTAAATAAAACTCACAGGTATTTAGCACCTATAATTAAACCTCACACCTCAGTAGTATGACAGGAGCCCCTTACCAATGAATAATGTGTTAACACTCATTATAAAAACCACCACGCCAGTATTACGCATCCTATTTTCTACCCATCAATATTCGCGAATAGGAAAAAACTATGATTGATTACATATCGGTATTTATATTTTTCTTTGCAGTAATAGATCCCGTGGGCACTGTCCCCGTATTTATCGCCGCAACCAGTCAGTTTAATGAAAAAGAAAAGCGCAAGATTGCGTTACAAGCAGCCGGTGCTGCGGCACTTATTTTACTGTTTTTTATTGTGGCTGGAGAGCTAATCTTAACGGCGATAGATATTCCGCTACCGGCATTTGAAATTGCGGGCGGCATTATATTATTTTTGTTTGCGCTAACTATGATATTTGGTGATAGCAAACCTGATACCGAAATGCAGCTGGTAAAAGACAGCACTGAAACGGCTATTTTTCCATTAGCAGTGCCCTCCCTTGCTAGCCCCGGCGCAATGCTAGCGGCTGTACTACTGACTGAAAACTCGAGCTTCAGTCTGTTCCAGCAAGTGCAAACCGCAGGCGTCATGCTGTCGGTGTTATTTATCGCGTTTATCTTGATGCTCGCGGCAAGTTGGATCCATCGTTTTATCGGTAACAGCGGCGCAAGTATTATCAGTAAAGTAATGGGCATGATCTTAGCGGCCGTGGCAACAAACAGTGTATTGTCAGGTATTAAGGTGTATTTCTTACTTTAATTTAAGGCATAAAAAAGCCCTATACCGTTAGATATAGGGCTCGCACTATACGATTATTCATCTATCACTGCAGTAATAAACTATTTATTCGAGATAAAACCAACCGCTTCGTATGCTTTCGCTAATGTGGGTGCTGCGCGCTCAGAGGCTTTCTCCGCACCGATACGCATAATGCGGTTCAGTTCTGTCTCATCAGCACGTAACTCGTGGTAACGCGCTTGAATAGGCTCAATCATCGCAACTACAGCGTCTGCTGTATCGCCTTTCAAGTGACCATACATTTTATCTTCGTATTCAGGCACTAAATCAGCAACAGGGCGCTTAGTTGCAACAGAAAGTAATGTCAGTAAGTTAGATACACCCGGCTTTTCTTTGTTATCAAAGTAAATGCGCGCTTGCTCATCACTGTCTGTTACTGCACTTTTTAGCTTCTTAGCAATCTTTTTCGGTTCATCTAATAACTTGATGAAGGCTTTTGGATTGTCATCTGACTTAGACATTTTCTTCAGCGGATCTTGCAAGCTCATGATACGAGCACCCAGTGTTGGGATCATCGGCTCAGGTACTTTAAAGACGTCACCGTAGATATTATTAAAACGTGTCGCAATAGTACGCGCTAATTCTAGGTGCTGTTTTTGAT
Protein-coding sequences here:
- a CDS encoding bifunctional protein-serine/threonine kinase/phosphatase, which produces MSPWHLQGGATFTIGQRSVEGIKTQNEDAIGIRIPDDLLLTTKGAVAIIADGVSASEAGKEASETCVHNFLSDYYSTPETWSVGKSTGQVLTALNRWLYSQGRQFADAQKGYLTTLSTIVFKSHSAHLLHVGDSRIYRLRNNSLEQLTRDHTTVVNNKQSYLARAMGLDVTLEVDYKEVELQVGDVFLLSTDGLHDFVSHKKLREILRDMLQQANQENKAAESNFEACCEQLIQHALANNSNDNISCQLLRIDSLPKQSAEDVHVHLASMPFPPALRKGLSIDGLKVIKELHASSSSHLYLVEDKETKQQYCMKAPSVNYIDDPAYIERFTMEAWIGTRLNNPHILKIVETNRQKSNLYYLMEVIEGITLEQWINQHPNPPVQDVLNIVEQVIKGLRAFHRKETLHQDLKPGNIMIDNNGQVKIIDFGSCFVKGIAEISTPLQRDKILGTAAYSAPETVINGDSTAQSDIFAISVIIFEMLTGKQPFNGKLATCRTQKAYLNTKYIPAYELNPLVPFWLDGAIKKGLRFNPNKRHADVSELLYELQHPNPKYKNNRKQTLIEKNPERFWQVISLLLLFALCISLFS
- a CDS encoding MarC family protein encodes the protein MIDYISVFIFFFAVIDPVGTVPVFIAATSQFNEKEKRKIALQAAGAAALILLFFIVAGELILTAIDIPLPAFEIAGGIILFLFALTMIFGDSKPDTEMQLVKDSTETAIFPLAVPSLASPGAMLAAVLLTENSSFSLFQQVQTAGVMLSVLFIAFILMLAASWIHRFIGNSGASIISKVMGMILAAVATNSVLSGIKVYFLL
- the trpS gene encoding tryptophan--tRNA ligase → MTKPVVLSGIQPSGSMTIGNYIGAINQWLDMQEHSDCHFMLADLHTITVRQDPKEFKSQVLEGLAMYVACGLDPEKSTIFLQSQVPEHAQLSWLLNCYTQMGELNRMTQFKDKSNNSSSSNSGLYTYPVLMAADILLYQADEVPVGDDQKQHLELARTIATRFNNIYGDVFKVPEPMIPTLGARIMSLQDPLKKMSKSDDNPKAFIKLLDEPKKIAKKLKSAVTDSDEQARIYFDNKEKPGVSNLLTLLSVATKRPVADLVPEYEDKMYGHLKGDTADAVVAMIEPIQARYHELRADETELNRIMRIGAEKASERAAPTLAKAYEAVGFISNK